A region from the Paenibacillus humicola genome encodes:
- a CDS encoding glycine betaine ABC transporter substrate-binding protein, protein MRRKTTWVALLVAIVAVVAAGCGGSGSGSGSSGKIVVGSKNFTESIVLGEMLKQLIEAKTDLKVEHKSNLGATDITYKAITQGDIDLYAEYDGTIYSSYLKITDPVSDPRKVYDLVNGRLQDELKLKLTKPLGFNNTFTLAVPQAVADKYHLQTYSDLAKVAGELTLGVDHEFMNRQPDGWKGLQERYGFKFKDVKAMDSGLRYTSINQNQIQVTNAFATDGQLKSNNMVILKDDKFFFPPYNAAPIVRMDTLEKYPELEDALNALAGQITDPEMQEMNYLVDDKGESEEKVAKDFLTKKGLI, encoded by the coding sequence ATGCGGAGAAAAACGACATGGGTCGCGCTGCTCGTTGCGATTGTCGCCGTCGTGGCGGCGGGGTGCGGAGGCAGCGGCTCCGGAAGCGGATCTTCGGGTAAAATCGTCGTCGGGTCGAAAAATTTCACCGAAAGCATCGTGCTCGGCGAAATGCTGAAGCAGCTGATCGAAGCGAAGACGGATCTGAAGGTAGAGCACAAATCGAACCTGGGCGCCACCGACATCACGTACAAGGCGATCACCCAAGGCGATATCGACCTGTACGCGGAATACGACGGCACGATCTACAGCAGCTATCTGAAAATCACCGACCCCGTCAGCGATCCGCGGAAGGTGTACGACTTGGTGAACGGCCGCCTTCAGGACGAGCTGAAGCTGAAGCTGACGAAGCCGCTCGGCTTCAACAATACGTTTACGCTGGCGGTGCCCCAGGCAGTCGCCGACAAATATCACCTGCAAACCTACTCCGACCTGGCCAAAGTGGCGGGCGAGCTGACGCTGGGCGTCGACCATGAGTTCATGAACCGCCAGCCGGACGGCTGGAAGGGACTGCAGGAGCGGTATGGCTTCAAGTTCAAGGACGTGAAGGCGATGGACAGCGGCCTCCGCTATACGTCGATCAACCAAAATCAGATCCAGGTGACCAACGCGTTTGCGACCGACGGGCAGCTGAAATCGAACAACATGGTTATTTTGAAGGACGACAAGTTTTTCTTCCCGCCTTACAATGCGGCGCCGATCGTCCGCATGGACACGCTCGAGAAATATCCGGAGCTGGAAGATGCGCTGAATGCGCTGGCCGGCCAAATCACGGACCCCGAAATGCAGGAAATGAACTACCTGGTCGACGACAAGGGCGAATCCGAGGAGAAGGTCGCCAAGGATTTTCTGACCAAAAAAGGATTGATCTGA
- a CDS encoding DUF2179 domain-containing protein, whose translation MSSVVGELLIIFGLEALFVTVMTCRWIILVRGSRYIAAAASFFEQMLNVLALGLVVTQLHDPMRFLAFGLGYAVGSLAGSWLEGKLAFGYSMYQVVAKPGSRLADKLREAGVGVTEWPVAGGEGERRLVMAVVRRRWSADTVRIIEREEPGAFIIQLDPQAYKNGFVQKRRIGGGIAWQEAKRG comes from the coding sequence ATGTCCTCGGTTGTCGGCGAATTACTGATTATTTTCGGCCTCGAAGCGCTGTTCGTAACGGTCATGACCTGCCGGTGGATCATTCTGGTCCGGGGCAGCCGTTACATCGCCGCGGCGGCCAGCTTTTTCGAACAAATGCTGAACGTGCTCGCTCTCGGGCTCGTCGTCACGCAGCTGCACGATCCGATGCGTTTTCTGGCCTTCGGGCTCGGGTATGCGGTCGGCTCGCTCGCAGGAAGCTGGCTTGAAGGCAAGCTGGCCTTCGGGTATTCCATGTATCAAGTTGTGGCAAAGCCGGGTTCGCGTCTGGCGGACAAGCTGCGCGAAGCGGGCGTCGGCGTGACGGAGTGGCCCGTCGCGGGCGGCGAGGGAGAGCGGCGGCTCGTCATGGCCGTCGTCCGTCGGCGGTGGTCCGCGGACACGGTCCGGATCATCGAGCGGGAGGAGCCGGGCGCGTTCATCATCCAGCTCGATCCGCAGGCGTATAAAAACGGCTTCGTGCAAAAACGCCGGATCGGCGGAGGCATCGCCTGGCAGGAAGCGAAGAGAGGGTGA
- a CDS encoding polysaccharide deacetylase family protein: protein MSEFADKRMPGGTRDFVGYGRYAPRVGWPGGARVAVNLVLNYEEGAEYSLPSGDNRQEGFTEYDSAPTDPGIRDLAAESVYEYGSRAGVWRLARIFEQQQVPVTVSACAVALERNPEVAAWIRESGHDTMAHGWRWSEVWTMTRDEERAEIAKAVEGIERLTGTRPVGWNSRYGPSVHTRELLVEEGGFIYDSDAYNDDLPYFTSVGGRRHLVIPYTKTYNDTRFVLAQGFGTPDHFLATCRRALDLLWEEGEEAPKMMSIGLHARIMGQAARASALRDFIAYALARPGVAFMRRSDIAAWWLEQAGRLEDAGQGGHA, encoded by the coding sequence GTGAGCGAGTTTGCGGATAAAAGGATGCCTGGCGGAACGCGCGATTTCGTCGGCTACGGACGCTATGCGCCCCGGGTCGGATGGCCCGGCGGCGCGCGCGTAGCGGTCAATCTGGTGCTTAATTACGAGGAGGGGGCGGAATATTCGCTTCCATCCGGCGACAACCGGCAGGAGGGCTTTACCGAGTACGACAGCGCGCCGACGGATCCGGGCATCCGCGATTTAGCGGCCGAATCGGTGTACGAATACGGCAGCCGGGCGGGTGTTTGGCGGCTCGCGCGGATTTTCGAGCAGCAGCAGGTGCCGGTTACCGTATCGGCGTGCGCGGTCGCGCTGGAGCGCAATCCGGAGGTGGCCGCCTGGATTCGCGAGTCGGGCCACGATACGATGGCGCACGGCTGGCGGTGGTCCGAGGTTTGGACGATGACGCGGGACGAGGAACGCGCGGAGATCGCGAAGGCGGTGGAAGGCATCGAACGGCTGACCGGGACGCGTCCGGTCGGCTGGAACAGCCGCTACGGCCCGAGCGTTCACACGCGGGAGCTGCTTGTGGAGGAAGGCGGATTCATCTACGATTCCGACGCCTATAACGACGACCTGCCTTATTTCACGTCGGTCGGCGGCAGGCGCCACCTCGTCATTCCGTATACGAAAACGTACAATGACACCCGTTTCGTGCTGGCCCAAGGCTTCGGCACGCCGGACCATTTTCTGGCGACGTGCCGGCGGGCGCTCGATCTGCTGTGGGAAGAGGGCGAGGAGGCGCCGAAAATGATGTCGATCGGCCTGCATGCCCGCATCATGGGGCAGGCTGCTCGCGCATCGGCGCTGCGTGACTTCATCGCCTACGCGCTGGCGAGGCCGGGCGTCGCCTTCATGCGGCGGAGCGATATCGCCGCCTGGTGGCTGGAGCAGGCGGGCCGGCTGGAGGACGCGGGACAAGGCGGCCATGCGTAA
- a CDS encoding sugar phosphate isomerase/epimerase family protein, with product MRKAVNDWAFRRFWPLERWMAEAREAGFTAVECNAGPEPESYLKPGMTGGELDAVRRSADEAGVEIASLSTAQLNEWRLTSGSRDERAKSENLIRFMIEAAHRLGARTVLVVPGMVTPDTGYDEAYARAMDSLRRLAAEASAAGVVIGVENVPGNRFLLSPLEFRRFIDEADSPALRVYLDIGNVLPLGFPEQWIRLMAGRLAAVQAKDMREGAGALPLLAGDVNWPAVAAALKETGFAGTVTATPPAFLHYPRQVMRDTASQLAAILVE from the coding sequence ATGCGTAAAGCGGTCAACGACTGGGCGTTCCGGCGCTTCTGGCCGCTGGAACGGTGGATGGCCGAGGCGCGCGAGGCCGGCTTCACGGCTGTGGAGTGCAATGCCGGGCCGGAGCCGGAGAGCTACTTGAAGCCCGGCATGACGGGCGGGGAGCTGGACGCGGTCCGGCGCAGCGCCGATGAAGCGGGCGTCGAAATCGCGTCGCTCTCGACCGCGCAGCTGAACGAATGGCGGCTGACCTCGGGCAGCCGCGACGAGCGGGCAAAGTCCGAGAACCTGATCCGGTTCATGATCGAGGCGGCGCATCGGCTTGGGGCACGGACGGTTCTCGTCGTTCCCGGCATGGTGACGCCGGACACCGGGTACGATGAAGCGTACGCGCGCGCGATGGACAGCCTGCGCCGGCTTGCGGCCGAGGCGTCGGCCGCCGGCGTCGTGATCGGCGTCGAGAACGTGCCGGGGAACCGGTTCCTGCTCAGCCCGCTCGAATTCCGGCGGTTTATCGACGAGGCGGACAGTCCGGCGCTGCGCGTCTATCTGGATATCGGCAACGTGCTGCCGCTCGGGTTTCCCGAGCAGTGGATCCGGCTGATGGCCGGCAGGCTCGCGGCCGTCCAGGCCAAAGACATGCGCGAAGGCGCGGGCGCCCTGCCGCTGCTGGCGGGAGACGTGAATTGGCCGGCGGTCGCGGCGGCGCTCAAGGAAACGGGATTTGCCGGGACCGTGACGGCTACGCCGCCCGCATTCCTTCATTATCCCCGGCAGGTTATGCGCGATACGGCCAGCCAGCTGGCGGCAATTTTGGTAGAATAG
- a CDS encoding SDR family oxidoreductase, producing the protein MDLGLQGKVALVTAASKGLGKACAMRLAREGANVAICARDEETLRQTAAEIERETGREVLAVQADVASATDIERFIGASVDRFGHIDALICNAGGPPAGTFKTITEEQWEAAIQLNLMSVIRLIRHTLPHFPAGSGRIVYVSSSSIKQPIPGLLLSNTLRLGVQGMIKTLSDELSGDGILINTLAPGRFDTDRVRGLDQGRAAKAGVGYESFRSDIEREIPLGRYGNPEEFARYAAFLASPANSYMTGQTVLVDGGMTKGV; encoded by the coding sequence ATGGATTTAGGATTGCAAGGGAAAGTTGCGCTCGTCACGGCGGCGAGCAAAGGACTCGGCAAAGCGTGCGCGATGCGGCTTGCGCGGGAAGGGGCGAATGTCGCCATTTGCGCAAGGGACGAGGAGACGCTGCGGCAGACCGCGGCGGAAATCGAACGGGAAACGGGGCGAGAGGTGCTGGCTGTTCAGGCCGATGTGGCTTCCGCAACCGACATTGAGCGTTTCATCGGGGCGAGCGTCGACCGCTTCGGTCATATCGACGCGCTGATCTGCAACGCGGGAGGTCCGCCGGCGGGAACATTTAAGACGATTACGGAGGAGCAGTGGGAGGCGGCGATTCAGCTTAATCTGATGAGCGTCATCCGCCTGATCCGGCATACGCTGCCTCATTTTCCGGCGGGCAGCGGACGCATCGTTTACGTTTCGTCGTCTTCGATTAAGCAGCCGATTCCGGGCCTGCTGCTCAGCAATACGCTCCGGCTCGGCGTGCAGGGCATGATCAAGACGCTGTCCGACGAGCTGTCGGGCGACGGCATCCTGATCAATACGCTGGCTCCCGGCCGCTTCGATACGGACCGCGTACGGGGACTCGACCAGGGCCGGGCCGCCAAGGCCGGCGTCGGTTACGAGTCGTTCCGTTCCGACATCGAACGGGAAATCCCGCTCGGCCGCTACGGAAACCCGGAGGAATTCGCGCGATACGCGGCATTCCTGGCATCGCCGGCCAACAGCTACATGACCGGCCAGACGGTCCTGGTCGACGGCGGCATGACGAAAGGGGTATAG
- a CDS encoding thioredoxin family protein, whose protein sequence is MGLPEIGEAELIAMMRAGTGKAAVLFHTPFCGTCKLAERMLEIAKAASVSADLYKLNINFAPAVTAEWKISSVPSLALLKDGKLLRLEYTMQSVDYLYALLKTLD, encoded by the coding sequence ATGGGCTTGCCCGAAATCGGCGAAGCCGAGTTAATCGCGATGATGCGCGCAGGGACAGGCAAAGCCGCCGTCCTGTTCCACACCCCGTTCTGCGGGACGTGCAAGCTGGCGGAACGGATGCTCGAAATCGCGAAGGCGGCGTCCGTATCCGCCGACCTTTATAAGCTCAACATTAACTTCGCGCCGGCCGTTACGGCCGAGTGGAAAATTTCTTCCGTTCCGTCTCTGGCTCTCCTGAAAGACGGCAAGCTGCTCCGGCTGGAGTACACGATGCAGTCGGTCGATTATTTGTATGCGCTGCTGAAAACGCTGGACTGA
- a CDS encoding NAD-dependent epimerase/dehydratase family protein, which yields MQTIAVTGGSGKLGVRVVEELLNQGFRVVSLDERRSDKLNCRQIQTDLSDFGQVVSGLQGAGAVLHLAAIPAPLGYTNTHIFANNVLSTYHILEAASLLGIPKVAACSSESAYGFAWASKPFAPQYVPVDEAHPLLPQECYGLSKQAGELAGAMFHRRTGMQVIALRYSMIVAPHEYEKHAVTDPERYTRILWSYIDIRDAAQAGIAALRFDGGGFHALNITSDDTLSDWPTERLLDRFFPELKDRRVSFEGREAVVSNNLAKQVLNWSPAYSWTSA from the coding sequence ATGCAGACCATCGCCGTTACGGGAGGAAGCGGGAAGCTGGGCGTCCGGGTAGTCGAGGAATTGTTGAACCAGGGCTTCCGCGTTGTCTCATTGGATGAGAGGCGGTCCGATAAGCTGAACTGCAGGCAAATTCAAACCGACCTGTCCGATTTCGGCCAAGTCGTGAGCGGTCTGCAGGGGGCTGGCGCCGTCCTGCACCTGGCTGCGATCCCCGCGCCGCTCGGGTATACGAACACCCATATTTTCGCTAACAACGTCCTGTCCACCTATCACATACTCGAGGCGGCTTCACTGCTCGGCATCCCGAAGGTCGCGGCCTGCTCAAGCGAGTCGGCATACGGCTTCGCATGGGCGTCGAAGCCTTTCGCGCCGCAGTATGTGCCGGTGGACGAGGCGCATCCGCTGCTGCCGCAGGAATGCTACGGGCTGTCGAAACAGGCCGGCGAGCTGGCGGGGGCGATGTTTCACCGCCGTACGGGCATGCAGGTCATCGCGCTGCGGTATTCCATGATCGTCGCGCCTCACGAATATGAAAAACACGCGGTTACCGACCCGGAGCGGTACACCCGCATTTTGTGGAGCTACATTGACATCCGCGATGCTGCACAGGCGGGTATTGCCGCGCTTCGATTTGACGGCGGCGGGTTCCATGCCCTGAATATTACGAGTGACGACACGCTAAGCGATTGGCCGACCGAACGGCTGTTGGACCGGTTTTTTCCGGAGCTGAAGGACCGTCGCGTCTCATTCGAAGGCCGGGAGGCGGTCGTCAGCAACAATTTGGCGAAACAGGTGCTGAACTGGTCGCCGGCATACTCATGGACATCGGCTTAA
- a CDS encoding spore coat protein — MQNQSQSQNPSQTTIKNPKPPYEPQVKGPELNDRDRLNDILATEKYLTDSFNVSVREASHAALHEDLMMILTETHQCQYGLFELMFRKGHYKLEAEQQQKIDQAYQQFSGYSSQFPYPGGAPLQ, encoded by the coding sequence ATGCAAAATCAGAGCCAGAGCCAAAATCCGTCTCAGACGACGATTAAAAATCCGAAGCCGCCTTACGAGCCGCAGGTCAAAGGACCCGAGCTGAACGACCGCGACCGGCTCAACGATATTTTGGCGACGGAAAAATATTTGACCGACAGCTTCAACGTATCGGTCCGGGAAGCAAGCCATGCCGCTCTTCACGAGGACCTGATGATGATTTTGACGGAAACCCACCAGTGCCAGTACGGCCTGTTCGAGCTGATGTTCCGCAAAGGCCACTACAAGCTGGAAGCGGAGCAGCAGCAAAAAATTGATCAGGCTTACCAGCAGTTCAGCGGCTATTCCAGCCAATTCCCGTATCCGGGCGGCGCTCCGCTTCAATAG
- a CDS encoding polysaccharide pyruvyl transferase family protein — MKICTITCHNVYNHGASLQAYALMKYLMKCGHEVEIIDYRPGYLSSQYKLTNVNSPKWERNLFTRLIYITLKLPFRIRGLKRKRSFDAFTKQYLKLTPARYSSYEELKSAPPQAEAYICGSDQIWNSLHRNGKDPAFYLDFIPDGITKMSYAASFATDTIADEYKPLVKKRVERLNGIGVRESSGIKILEELGVKDAVNVLDPAFLLTSSEWDQVGAERFDEPYILIYDFDNSQMIKDIALKLKKKYGYRIFLVNPNKLGYADRYFTYDGPSTFVSLIRDAKLVISNSYHAVVFSIIYETEFFIVNRTEAINTRMRDLLNDLNLSSRLIGEGTRSERLTERIDFKEKKKRLEEKIAFSKRYLASLLES; from the coding sequence ATGAAAATCTGCACCATAACCTGCCATAACGTCTATAATCATGGCGCTTCGCTGCAGGCTTATGCTTTGATGAAGTATTTAATGAAATGCGGACATGAAGTGGAAATTATCGATTATAGACCGGGCTATTTAAGCAGCCAATACAAATTGACGAATGTGAACAGCCCGAAGTGGGAACGAAATCTGTTCACGCGGTTGATTTACATTACGCTGAAGCTGCCGTTTCGAATTAGAGGGTTGAAGCGAAAGCGCAGCTTTGACGCGTTTACCAAGCAATATTTGAAACTAACGCCTGCACGCTATTCATCGTACGAGGAACTGAAGTCTGCTCCACCGCAGGCTGAAGCATACATTTGCGGCAGCGACCAAATATGGAACAGTCTTCATCGAAATGGAAAGGACCCGGCATTCTATCTTGATTTTATCCCCGACGGGATAACGAAAATGTCCTACGCCGCAAGCTTTGCAACCGATACAATCGCGGACGAGTACAAGCCCCTGGTAAAGAAGCGGGTAGAACGATTGAACGGTATCGGCGTCCGTGAATCAAGCGGAATTAAAATTCTGGAGGAATTGGGTGTAAAAGATGCGGTCAATGTGCTGGATCCTGCATTTTTATTGACAAGCAGCGAATGGGACCAAGTCGGGGCGGAGCGCTTCGATGAACCTTACATACTGATTTACGACTTCGACAACAGCCAAATGATCAAAGATATCGCTTTGAAGCTGAAGAAAAAATACGGGTACCGGATTTTTCTCGTCAATCCCAACAAGCTTGGATATGCGGACCGATATTTTACCTATGACGGCCCCTCCACCTTCGTTTCGCTGATCCGGGATGCCAAGCTTGTCATCTCCAACTCGTACCATGCGGTCGTATTTTCGATTATTTATGAAACGGAATTTTTTATCGTGAACCGGACAGAAGCAATCAACACGCGGATGAGAGATTTACTGAACGACTTAAATTTAAGTTCCCGGCTTATTGGCGAAGGAACCCGGAGCGAACGGCTCACGGAACGAATCGATTTTAAGGAGAAGAAAAAGCGGCTGGAGGAGAAGATCGCATTCTCCAAACGGTATTTGGCGAGTTTATTAGAATCTTGA
- a CDS encoding glycosyltransferase encodes MKKILFVIDSLSSGGAEKSLISLLSLFDFNRYEVDLLMFSKKGLYLPLIPKSVRVLETPSFLGKMAAGIPELIKKKEFEVLYTRIGASLALRNPSKTSRMHRSQISWKWLSKGVGGLAGEYDAAIAYSQGMPTYFVAEKVRSRKKFCWVNTDYKTAPYNNSFDAPYYEQYDQVVAVSDVNKEVFVREMPLAQKKTTVVYDIVSPELIRSMALQGESFNDGFRGLRLLTIGRLVEVKGYDLAVEACRLLVDRGYDLKWYIIGEGPWRDKLIEMIRRLRLEERVVLLGTYHNPYGFLKQCDIYVQPSRYEGFGLAIAEARVLRKPIVATNFTTVHNQLKNRENGLIVGMTPGEISAGIQELIDDGGLRRDLCNHLAAEQIGTEEEIFKVYKLIEA; translated from the coding sequence ATGAAGAAAATCCTGTTCGTGATCGATTCCTTAAGCAGTGGCGGCGCGGAAAAAAGCCTCATTTCGCTGTTGTCGTTATTTGATTTTAATCGCTACGAGGTCGACCTGCTGATGTTTTCAAAAAAGGGACTGTATTTGCCTTTAATTCCAAAGAGCGTCCGGGTTCTCGAGACCCCTTCTTTTTTGGGGAAAATGGCCGCGGGTATTCCTGAATTGATCAAAAAAAAAGAGTTTGAAGTGCTGTATACCCGGATTGGAGCATCGCTCGCCCTTCGTAATCCTTCTAAAACAAGTCGCATGCACCGTTCCCAAATCAGTTGGAAGTGGTTATCGAAGGGGGTAGGAGGGTTAGCCGGTGAATATGATGCCGCCATTGCGTACAGTCAAGGCATGCCCACTTATTTTGTTGCGGAAAAGGTCCGGTCACGGAAAAAGTTCTGCTGGGTTAATACGGATTACAAGACCGCCCCGTATAACAATTCGTTCGATGCTCCTTACTATGAGCAGTATGACCAAGTCGTTGCCGTTTCCGACGTCAATAAAGAGGTGTTTGTCCGCGAGATGCCATTGGCGCAAAAGAAAACGACGGTTGTTTACGATATTGTATCGCCCGAATTGATCCGGTCCATGGCCTTGCAGGGAGAAAGCTTTAATGACGGATTCCGGGGTCTGCGGCTGCTTACAATCGGACGTCTGGTTGAAGTCAAAGGGTACGATTTGGCGGTAGAGGCATGCCGTCTGCTTGTCGACCGGGGATATGATTTAAAATGGTATATCATCGGAGAAGGACCTTGGCGGGACAAGCTGATCGAAATGATTCGCAGACTTCGTCTGGAGGAGCGCGTCGTACTTCTGGGGACGTACCACAACCCTTACGGGTTTCTGAAACAATGCGATATTTATGTACAGCCCTCCCGGTATGAAGGCTTCGGACTCGCGATTGCAGAGGCCAGGGTATTGAGGAAGCCCATTGTGGCGACAAATTTTACAACCGTCCATAATCAATTGAAAAACCGGGAAAACGGTTTAATAGTCGGGATGACACCCGGTGAAATATCGGCAGGCATTCAGGAGTTAATCGATGACGGTGGTCTAAGACGCGATTTATGCAATCATCTGGCCGCCGAACAGATTGGGACAGAAGAGGAAATTTTTAAAGTCTACAAACTTATCGAGGCGTAA
- a CDS encoding lipopolysaccharide biosynthesis protein: MRVKKASINVLVNLLTFIIGSFPAFFVRKAMLTALGNEILGLSSLYTSIIGLLSIVDLGIGSAIIFSLYKPFAEGRREKVMGYMRYYRNFYFAVGGIILMAGLVLLPFLRLFIRQEVDIADAQMYFLLFLANTLLSYLFSYKLCLIQVAQDGYIVSIATVISKLAIAVLQYLILVHYPNFCLYLWIQIAVNAVYFMVLNLYVKRRFSWMNSTEGSLETEEKRSLSRNIRALFLHKLGGILVLGTDNLVISSYLSLTVVGIYNSYMLVIGSLQGMISYALQGVTASVGNLLATGDEAGAYDAHRRLFFLNFWIVSFATISLYNTLSPFIYLWLGDQQILDPLTINVLLINFYFFLMRGSVERFKEGGGIYHQDRFAPVFEAGINLLASVILVQKIGLAGVFIGTLISNIGVVFWVKPKMVYKYVFKVRLGLYFKMYIKYLAIGVIPLAATYLATNSLKHDHSFSAFVANCLINIVLINAIYLLLFWNNKEFAYFKALLLSLLKKALPAERGGI, translated from the coding sequence GTGAGAGTCAAGAAAGCTAGCATAAATGTGCTCGTTAACCTGTTGACGTTTATCATCGGTTCCTTCCCGGCGTTCTTTGTCCGCAAGGCGATGCTGACGGCGCTTGGCAATGAAATACTTGGTCTCAGCTCCTTATATACGAGCATTATCGGCTTGCTCTCTATTGTTGACCTGGGCATCGGCAGCGCAATTATTTTTTCGTTATACAAACCGTTTGCCGAAGGCCGACGGGAGAAAGTCATGGGCTATATGCGATATTACCGGAACTTTTATTTTGCTGTCGGCGGCATTATTCTTATGGCGGGGCTGGTATTACTCCCTTTCCTCCGTTTGTTTATTAGGCAGGAAGTGGACATCGCCGACGCGCAGATGTATTTTCTGTTATTTTTAGCGAATACCCTGCTTAGTTATTTATTTTCGTATAAGTTATGCCTTATTCAAGTGGCACAAGACGGTTATATCGTTTCGATTGCAACCGTCATAAGCAAGTTGGCGATTGCCGTTCTTCAATACCTCATTTTAGTCCACTACCCAAACTTTTGTCTGTATCTCTGGATTCAGATTGCGGTTAATGCCGTTTATTTTATGGTTTTAAACCTTTATGTGAAGCGTCGTTTTTCGTGGATGAATTCGACCGAAGGAAGTTTGGAAACCGAAGAGAAGCGATCGCTGTCGCGTAACATCCGAGCATTGTTTCTGCACAAACTTGGCGGCATTCTCGTGCTCGGAACGGATAATTTGGTCATCTCCTCTTACCTCAGCTTGACGGTTGTAGGGATTTATAACAGCTATATGCTGGTCATTGGCTCCTTGCAGGGAATGATATCTTACGCGCTTCAAGGCGTAACGGCAAGCGTCGGGAATCTGCTGGCGACAGGAGATGAAGCTGGAGCGTACGATGCCCACCGGCGGTTGTTTTTTTTAAATTTTTGGATCGTATCCTTCGCGACCATCTCGTTATACAACACTTTAAGCCCTTTTATCTACCTATGGCTGGGCGATCAGCAAATTTTGGATCCATTGACGATCAATGTACTATTGATCAACTTTTATTTTTTCCTGATGCGCGGCTCAGTCGAACGCTTTAAGGAAGGCGGGGGAATCTATCATCAGGATCGCTTCGCTCCTGTGTTCGAGGCAGGAATTAACCTCCTGGCTTCCGTTATTCTGGTACAGAAGATCGGACTGGCAGGGGTTTTTATCGGGACCTTGATCAGCAACATCGGCGTTGTTTTCTGGGTAAAGCCCAAAATGGTGTACAAATATGTTTTTAAAGTGAGACTCGGCCTATATTTCAAGATGTATATCAAATACTTGGCCATTGGCGTCATTCCTCTAGCGGCCACTTATTTGGCTACAAATTCACTAAAGCACGATCACAGCTTCTCGGCATTCGTCGCAAATTGCCTGATCAATATCGTATTGATTAATGCCATTTACCTTCTTTTATTTTGGAATAACAAAGAGTTCGCTTACTTCAAGGCGTTATTGTTATCCCTGTTAAAAAAGGCGCTTCCGGCTGAACGCGGCGGAATTTGA
- a CDS encoding acyltransferase, whose amino-acid sequence MNLQNRDKLAELDFVRAISIIGVVAIHVSTIAMTKLSTDPFSLFISVIFNQLSRFCVPAFLFVSGILVYYSCKRNRYSALLKRRAVELVIPYIVWSMIGILLFPPLPINFKGIVMIFITGNGPFYQLYYIPLLIQLLLLLPALLRLRIGKLAVGSLFFVTLFVCSIYQVLIIASKIPTEWLGWSNLAFQSTFLLWLLYFVSGLLAAKHYPTFVKWIKFVPLYRFIGIFAIFTIMLLIDAYLNMDFFQRDELYSYFRVTVVLFSCSAIALLMKLGMKRRSNLFSWLYEHSFGIYLVHVAVIRGIEQVSLLPFSNGLGIIVTTALTVVVSGCIVMLIKKSPLAVLLVGRK is encoded by the coding sequence TTGAATTTGCAGAACCGGGACAAGTTGGCCGAGCTGGATTTTGTGAGAGCGATCAGCATTATTGGCGTCGTTGCCATCCACGTTTCAACGATTGCGATGACGAAACTATCGACAGATCCGTTTTCTCTTTTTATTAGCGTGATATTCAATCAGCTCAGCAGGTTTTGTGTACCTGCGTTTTTATTCGTGTCAGGGATTCTGGTTTATTATAGCTGCAAAAGAAACCGTTATTCAGCTCTATTAAAACGAAGGGCCGTTGAACTTGTGATCCCGTACATCGTTTGGTCGATGATTGGCATTCTTCTGTTTCCTCCGCTTCCCATAAACTTTAAGGGAATCGTTATGATTTTTATTACCGGAAACGGGCCGTTCTACCAGCTCTATTATATCCCTCTGCTTATTCAGCTGCTCCTTCTGCTCCCTGCGCTCTTAAGGCTCCGAATAGGAAAGCTAGCGGTCGGTTCATTATTTTTTGTAACGCTGTTCGTTTGCAGCATCTATCAGGTTCTCATCATAGCGAGTAAAATTCCGACAGAATGGCTCGGTTGGAGCAATTTAGCTTTTCAATCCACTTTCCTGTTGTGGCTTTTATATTTTGTTTCGGGGCTGCTTGCTGCCAAACATTATCCGACGTTCGTTAAATGGATAAAATTTGTGCCGCTTTATCGCTTCATTGGGATTTTCGCAATTTTTACGATAATGTTGTTAATTGATGCCTACCTTAATATGGATTTTTTTCAGCGTGACGAACTGTATAGTTATTTCAGGGTTACGGTTGTCCTGTTTTCCTGTTCCGCAATCGCGTTATTAATGAAGCTGGGCATGAAACGAAGATCGAATCTGTTTTCTTGGCTGTACGAGCATTCATTCGGCATTTATCTAGTTCATGTTGCGGTTATAAGGGGAATTGAGCAAGTCAGTCTTCTACCCTTCTCGAATGGTTTAGGGATTATTGTAACGACAGCATTAACGGTTGTTGTTTCCGGTTGTATCGTGATGCTGATCAAAAAAAGCCCGCTGGCCGTTTTGCTGGTCGGCAGAAAATAA